The following are from one region of the Capsicum annuum cultivar UCD-10X-F1 chromosome 1, UCD10Xv1.1, whole genome shotgun sequence genome:
- the LOC107859621 gene encoding uncharacterized protein LOC107859621: MAKWAELPNDLIALIAKCVNVLEDFVTFGNVCKSWRTAATKENFDVFAPQIPLLMLADKNDDYREFYSLSKKKVSRMFLPEARVLECFPSQGWIFTNNENTGEMKLLHPFSRTQILLPSQKDLLASQGRGEGLIRSCMERAVLSASPSLTSDYVLLVYYYGSGGHLAFWRPRDVNWTNIIGDWCVMERESLGLRCCRKIFELDVIKGELKEEIKTLGESAIFVGRNTPSSVDSSKFRGVKPNHIYFTDDWADQFNELEGGGGRDMGTYNLEDAKIEAFYPGESLSPICPPTWVTPSF; encoded by the exons ATGGCGAAGTGGGCAGAACTTCCCAACGATCTGATTGCTCTGATTGCAAAGTGTGTTAATGTGCTAGAAGATTTCGTGACTTTTGGTAATGTTTGTAAATCATGGCGAACTGCCGCTACTAAGgaaaattttgatgtgtttgcgCCTCAAATTCCGTTACTAATGTTGGCTGACAAAAATGATGATTATCGAGAATTTTACTCTCTTTCCAAGAAGAAAGTTTCGCGCATGTTTCTCCCAGAAGCTAGAGTACTAGAGTGTTTTCCATCACAAGGATGGATATTCACAAATAATGAGAATACAGGAGAGATGAAACTGTTGCATCCTTTCTCTCGTACCCAAATTCTACTTCCTTCACAAAAAGACTTATTGGCTTCACAGGGTCGCGGAGAAGGACTCATCCGGAGTTGCATGGAGAGAGCTGTTTTATCTGCTAGTCCGTCTCTTACATCAGATTATGTACTGCTGGTTTACTATTATGGAAGTGGTGGTCATTTGGCTTTTTGGCGACCTAGAGACGTCAATTGGACCAATATCATTGGCGACTGGTGTGTCATGGAACGGGAAAGTTTGGGTTTACGATGTTGCAGG aaaatctttgaATTAGATGTAATCAAAGGTGAATTGAAGGAGGAGATTAAGACCTTGGGAGAGTCAGCAATCTTTGTGGGCCGTAATACACCAAGTTCTGTTGACTCTTCTAAGTTTAGAGGAGTCAAGCCTAATCACATATATTTTACCGATGATTGGGCTGATCAATTTAATGAGTTGGAAGGCGGGGGTGGAAGAGATATGGGGACTTACAATCTGGAAGATGCAAAGATTGAAGCTTTTTATCCTGGAGAGTCTCTAAGTCCTATCTGTCCGCCGACTTGGGTTACACCATCATTCTGA